The Pyxidicoccus sp. MSG2 DNA segment AAGCCGCCATCTACGAGCCGGTCATCATCCTCGTCCTCCAGGGACGAAAAGAAACGGTACTGGGCGCCGATTCGTTTCCGATGGGCGTTGGCGAGTGTCTGCTCGTCAGTCACGACCTTCCGGTCATCGCACGCGTCACGAAAGCCCCATACCTCGCGCTGCTCTTCGATGTGGAGCTGGACACGCTGCGCGACCTTTACGAGGCAATGGCCGAGTCGCTTCCCTCCGCCGCGCAGCCGCGCTCGCTCTCGGTCCAACCCTGCGATGCCAGGCTCGTCGACGCGCTCCATCGCTATCTCGCACTCGCGGATGCGCGGATGGATGCAGCGGTGCTGGGTCCGCTCGTCTCGCGCGAGCTCCACTACCGGCTCGCGACGGCGCCGTTTGGCGGCATGCTGCGCGACCTGCTCCGCCATGACAGCCACGCCAGCGCAATCACGCGAGCAATCGCACAGCTGCGGCGTGACTTTCGAGCGCCCGTAGAGATTCCCAGGCTCGCGCGCAGCGTCGGGATGAGCGCGTCTTCGTTCCACAAGCACTTCAAGGCGATCACGGCGTCATCACCGCTTCAGTATCGAAAGGGACTGCAACTGCTCGAGGCCCGCCGCCTGTTGCGCGCCGGAACGCTCACGGTTTCCGCGGCGGCATTCGACGTCGGCTACGAGAGCGCCGCACAGTTCAGCCGGGATTACACGCGCAAGTTCGGCGCATCGCCGAAACACGACCTCCCAGCAGGTTGAGCGCTGTTCCGGACCGTTCAGCAGGTCGTGCTCGAGACTCACGGCCCCTCTCGGCCCCGTAGGGGCGCTTGCGACGCCCGACCGCGCGCCGACCTAGAGCCAGCGACGCACGCGTCGGGCGTACGCCGACCACGCCTCGCCATGCGTGCGCGCCAGCCAGGGTTCCTCGCCGAACACCACGCGCAGGTGGAACGCGAGCGCCACCGCGAGCGCGTACAGGAGCAGTCCTCGCGACGCGAACGCCATCGCCCAGCCGAGCAGGACCAGCAGCACCGACACGTACATCGGATTGCGGCTGTAGCGATACAGCCCGACCACCACCAGTTCGCGCGGCGGCGCCCAAGGCGCCAGCGTGCCCTTGCCCGAGGCGTAGAAGTCGCGCACGCACCACAGCAGGCCTGCCGTGCCGAGTGCCGTCGCCAGCAGTCCCAGCGGTTGCCGCAGCGGCAGTTGCGCCCGCCATACCCACAACGCCGGCACCAGGAACGCCACCGTGCCCGGCAATGCGAGGAAGGCGACCAGGGCGCGCGCGAACAGGCTCACGTCCGGCCGCCGCGCATCAGCGCCATGTCGTCGAGACCCAGCACGCGTACGTCGGCGGAGGACATGCACGATTCTCCAGAGGTGAGCGGCGCCTGTCGCGCGCGGCTCAGCGAAGGGTCACCTCTTCAATCCGGACGAAGGCGAGCCCCTCGGGGCCGCTGACAACCTCCCAGATTTCGTAGGTGATGCGGGTGACGTCGCCGTGGGCGTCGAAGTCGATGCCACCGCTGGCGCCCTCGAAGTCCAGATCGCCGCCAACGTTGCGGGCGGCTTTCAGGAACTCTTCGGTGCCGACGCCCACGGAGACCGGGGCCGAGGAGTCGGGCCTGGACACTTCGCGCAGGTGGGCGCGCACGGCCTCGTGGGTGTTCTCGCCCCCCTGCAGCAGGGCGAGCGCGATGAGGTACACGGTGTCATAGACGGGGAGCAGGGACCGCTGCGGTTCCTCCCCCAGGACGCTCCGGTAGGCCATGTCGTGGGCAAGCGTGCTGGGGTTGTCCCGTGGAGCGGTGGGCAGGGTACCTCGCATGCCGGTGATGATTTCGGGCGGTGCATTCCC contains these protein-coding regions:
- a CDS encoding AraC family transcriptional regulator; its protein translation is MNLADLAELAARQLPRPNGRESQYVRPLKNLGILRHHQPTSFEAAIYEPVIILVLQGRKETVLGADSFPMGVGECLLVSHDLPVIARVTKAPYLALLFDVELDTLRDLYEAMAESLPSAAQPRSLSVQPCDARLVDALHRYLALADARMDAAVLGPLVSRELHYRLATAPFGGMLRDLLRHDSHASAITRAIAQLRRDFRAPVEIPRLARSVGMSASSFHKHFKAITASSPLQYRKGLQLLEARRLLRAGTLTVSAAAFDVGYESAAQFSRDYTRKFGASPKHDLPAG
- a CDS encoding methyltransferase family protein, which produces MSLFARALVAFLALPGTVAFLVPALWVWRAQLPLRQPLGLLATALGTAGLLWCVRDFYASGKGTLAPWAPPRELVVVGLYRYSRNPMYVSVLLVLLGWAMAFASRGLLLYALAVALAFHLRVVFGEEPWLARTHGEAWSAYARRVRRWL